One Dunckerocampus dactyliophorus isolate RoL2022-P2 chromosome 18, RoL_Ddac_1.1, whole genome shotgun sequence genomic region harbors:
- the aclya gene encoding ATP-citrate synthase, which yields MSAKAISEQTGKEFLYKYICTSAPVQNRFRYVNVTPETDLDRVAQEHPWLLTERLVVKPDQLIKRRGKLGLVGVNLDLNGVREWLKPRLMKETMVGKAKGILKNFLIEPFVPHKQEEEFYMCIYATREGDYVLFHHEGGVDVGDVDTKAKKLLIGVDEKIREESVTKQLLSHVPNDKRLILAQFIVGLFNLYEDLFFTYLEINPLVVTKDGVYVLDMAAKIDATADYICKAKWGDVEFPPPFGREAYPEEAYIADLDAKSGASLKLTLLNPQGRIWTMVAGGGASVVYSDTICDLGGVNELANYGEYSGAPSEQQTYDYAKTILSLMTREKHPDGKVLIIGGSIANFTNVAATFKGIVRAIRDYQVPLKEHEVTIFVRRGGPNYQEGLRVMGEVGKTTGIPIHVFGTETHMTAIVGMALGHRPIPNQPPVAAHTANFLLNSSGSQSTPGSTRTASFSENRAKAESSPAKKAKSGAPVAKATTLFSKHTKSIVWGMQTRAVQGMLDFDYVCSRDEPSVAAMVYPFTGDHKQKFYWGHKEILIPVYKNMSDAMKKHTDVDVLISFASLRSAFDSTMETMQYPQIHTIAIIAEGIPEAHTRKIIKAADEKGITIIGPATVGGIKPGCFKIGNTGGMLDNILASKLYRPGSVAYVSRSGGMSNELNNIISRTTDGVFEGVAIGGDRYPGSVFTDHVLRYQDTPGVKMIVVLGEIGGTEEYKICQAIKEGRITKPVVCWCIGTCATMFASEVQFGHAGACANQASETAVAKNKALKEAGAFVPKSFDELGDIIKCVYDDLVTKGVIQPAPEMPPPTVPMDYSWARELGLIRKPASFMTSICDERGQELIYAGMPITEVFKSEIGLGGTLGLLWFQRRLPRYACQFIEMCLMVTADHGPAVSGAHNTIVCARAGKDLISSLTSGLLTIGDRFGGALDAAAKQFSKAFDSGILPMEFVNKMKKDGKLIMGIGHRVKSINNPDMRVQILKDFVKQHFPSTQLLDYALDVEKITTSKKPNLILNVDGFIGVAFVDLLRTCGGFTRDEADEFVEIGALNGIFVLGRSMGFIGHYLDQKRLRQGLYRHPWDDISYVLPEHMSM from the exons ATGTCTGCCAAAGCCATCTCCGAGCAGACGGGGAAGGAGTTCCTCTACAAGTACATCTGCACCTCCGCTCCGGTCCAAAACCGCTTCCGTTATGTCAACGTCACTCCCGAGACCGACCTGGACCGAGTGGCCCAAGAGCACCCGTGGCTGCTCACAGAG AGGCTGGTGGTGAAGCCGGACCAGCTGATCAAGAGGCGAGGCAAGCTGGGCCTGGTGGGCGTCAACCTGGACCTGAATGGCGTCAGAGAGTGGCTGAAGCCCCGCCTCATGAAGGAGACCATG GTGGGAAAGGCCAAAGGCATTCTCAAGAACTTCCTCATAGAGCCGTTCGTCCCTCACAAGCAG GAGGAGGAGTTCTACATGTGCATCTACGCCACCCGTGAGGGCGACTACGTGCTGTTCCACCACGAGGGAGGGGTGGACGTGGGCGACGTGGACACCAAGGCCAAGAAGCTGCTAATTGGCGTGGACGAGAAGATCAGGGAGGAGTCTGTGACCAAGCAACTGCTCTCACATGTCCCTAATGACAAGAGACT GATCCTGGCCCAATTCATTGTAGGACTCTTTAACCTGTACGAAGACCTGTTCTTCACATACCTGGAGATCAACCCACTGG TGGTCACCAAAGATGGCGTCTACGTGCTGGACATGGCGGCAAAGATCGACGCCACGGCGGACTACATCTGCAAGGCCAAGTGGGGGGATGTGGAGTTCCCGCCACCTTTTGGCAGGGAGGCCTACCCTGAG GAGGCCTACATCGCCGACCTGGACGCCAAGAGCGGTGCCAGCCTCAAACTGACCCTTCTCAACCCCCAGGGCAGGATATGGACCATGGTGGCAGGTGGAGGAGCTTCAGTGGTGTACAG TGACACCATCTGTGACTTGGGTGGAGTTAACGAGCTGGCCAACTACGGCGAGTATTCGGGGGCGCCGAGCGAGCAGCAGACCTATGACTACGCCAAGACCATCCTCTCGCTCATGACCAGGGAGAAACATCCTGATG GAAAGGTCTTGATCATCGGAGGAAGCATTGCTAACTTCACAAACGTTGCAGCCACATTCAAG GGAATTGTTCGAGCTATCAGAGACTACCAGGTGCCTCTAAAGGAGCATGAAGTTACCATTTTTGTCAGGCGCGGGGGTCCAAACTATCAGGAGGGTCTGCGGGTGATGGGCGAAGTTG GCAAGACCACTGGCATCCCCATCCACGTCTTTGGCACGGAAACCCACATGACCGCCATTGTTGGCATGGCGCTGGGCCACCGGCCAATCCCCAACCAGCCTCCCGTGGCCGCCCACACCGCCAACTTCCTCCTCAACTCCAGCGGCAGCCAATCG ACTCCAGGGTCCACTCGAACAGCCTCCTTCTCTGAGAACAGAGCCAAAGCCGAGAGCTCGCCAGCTAAGAAAGCCAAAAGTGGAGCTCCTGTTG CCAAGGCAACCACGCTGTTCAGCAAACACACCAAGTCCATCGTGTGGGGCATGCAGACGCGCGCCGTGCAGGGCATGCTGGACTTTGACTACGTCTGCTCCAGAGACGAGCCCTCAGTGGCGGCCATGGTGTACCCCTTCAC CGGAGACCACAAGCAGAAGTTCTACTGGGGACACAAGGAGATCCTCATCCCTGTGTATAAGAACATGAGCGACGCCATGAAGAAGCACACGGACGTGGATGTGCTCATCAGCTTCGCCTCCCTGCGCTCGGCCTTTGACAGCACCATGGAGACCATGCAGTACCCGCAG attCACACCATCGCTATAATAGCTGAGGGAATCCCTGAGGCCCACACCAGGAAGATCATCAAGGCAGCGGATGAAAAAGGCATCACTATCATCGGACCAGCGACA GTGGGAGGCATCAAGCCAGGCTGCTTCAAGATCGGGAACACGGGAGGAATGCTGGACAACATCCTCGCCTCCAAACTGTACCGGCCGGGCAGCGTGGCGTACGTGTCGCGTTCGGGGGGCATGTCCAATGAGCTCAACAACATCATCTCGCGCACCACCGACGGCGTCTTTGAAGGGGTGGCCATTGGCGGAGACCG GTACCCGGGGTCCGTGTTCACTGACCACGTGCTGCGCTACCAGGACACCCCCGGGGTGAAGATGATTGTCGTGCTCGGAGAG ATCGGCGGCACGGAGGAGTACAAGATCTGCCAGGCTATTAAAGAAGGCAGGATCACCAAGCCCGTGGTGTGCTGGTGCATCGGAACCTGCGCCACCATGTTCGCCTCAGAG GTCCAGTTTGGCCATGCGGGAGCGTGCGCTAACCAGGCTTCGGAGACGGCGGTGGCAAAGAACAAAGCTCTGAAGGAGGCTGGTGCTTTTGTACCGAAGAGCTTTGATGAGCTGGGAGATATCATCAA GTGCGTATATGACGACCTTGTTACGAAAGGAGTCATCCAGCCAGCGCCAGAGATGCCACCCCCCACTGTTCCCATGGACTACTCCTGGGCACGA GAGCTGGGTCTCATCCGTAAACCGGCGTCCTTCATGACCAGCATCTGTGACGAGAGAGGGCAGGAGCTCATCTATGCCGGCATGCCCATCACAGAGGTCTTCAAATCTGAAATTGGCCTGGGAGGAACTCTTGGGCTTCTCTGGTTCCAGAGGAG GTTGCCTAGATACGCCTGCCAGTTCATTGAGATGTGTCTCATGGTGACGGCTGATCACGGTCCGGCCGTTTCCGGAGCCCACAACACCATCGTGTGCGCTCGGGCTGGGAAAGATCTCATCTCCAGCCTCACCTCCGGCCTCCTCACCATT GGCGACCGCTTCGGAGGCGCTCTGGACGCCGCGGCCAAGCAGTTCAGCAAGGCGTTCGACAGCGGCATCCTGCCCATGGAGTTTGTCAACAAAATGAAGAAGGATGGCAAGCTCATCATGGGCATCGGCCACAGAGTCAAGTCT ATTAACAATCCAGACATGAGAGTCCAGATCTTGAAGGACTTTGTGAAGCAGCACTTCCCCTCCACACAGCTGCTGGACTACGCTCTGGATGTGGAGAAGATCACTACCTCCAAA AAACCCAACTTGATCCTGAACGTGGACGGCTTCATCGGTGTGGCCTTTGTGGACCTGCTCAGAACCTGTGGTGGATTTACCAG GGATGAAGCGGACGAGTTTGTGGAAATAGGAGCTCTGAATGGCATCTTTGTCCTGGGTCGCAGCATGGGATTCATCG GACACTACCTGGACCAGAAGAGGTTGAGGCAGGGTCTGTATCGTCACCCTTGGGACGACATCTCCTACGTTCTCCCGGAACACATGTCCATGTAG
- the klhl11 gene encoding kelch-like protein 11, which produces MAAAAPNPDDSTRSSSSGGGGGGGSGCGVSGTPSSLAADGDAEEAEDFTSSSHCSELSRRQNEQRKQGMFCDVTLAFSSGAAAGAVQTCEYAAHRSVLAAATDYFTPLLGGQFCESLSGRVEMKEWSSEMGLDPETVESVIQYMYTGEIRVSTCNVHEVLELADRFLLVQLKDFCGEFLKKKLSLTNCVAVHSLAHMYTLDQLALRAADMIRRNFYKVIQDEEFYTLPYHLVRNWLSDAEITVDSEEVLFEAVVKWVQKHPEERSGYFEELFRLLRLPQIKPTYLTRVVKNERLVAANEACLRLVSEAVEGHAIRFENLKSADMEFWSSHMASFQPRFGQNMDVIMVVGGVSEGGDYLSECVGYFIYEDRWVNLPHIHNHLDGHAIAATESHVYVAGSMEPGFAKTVERYNPNRNTWEQVSNLTTRKHSFGLTCIKDILYSIGGHGNFSPGFKDVSVYEPEQDKWHNLESAPKILRDVKAVSVEDRYVYVTARTPVDTDKDDGLKTVTTRYDTDSHQWQDVDSLPLIDNYCVFQMAVASTNFYHTASCCPKSYGVRDEVARQKISARISDEILESLPPEVTSIEGAAICHFDEDVFIIGGWKNSDDVDKQYRKEAYRYCAERKRWMLLPPMPQPRCRATACHVRIPYRFLYGCQRYPMPQNLARQRDRMQQMQQLHRRTLTLRRQLQSQIEC; this is translated from the exons ATGGCAGCGGCAGCTCCCAACCCGGATGACTCTACccggagcagcagcagcggtggaggtggaggtggcgGGAGTGGGTGCGGCGTTAGCGGCACTCCGAGCTCTCTAGCTGCGGACGGCGACGCGGAAGAGGCCGAGGACTTCACGTCGTCCTCCCACTGCTCGGAGCTCTCGCGGCGGCAGAACGAGCAGAGGAAGCAGGGCATGTTCTGCGACGTGACGCTCGCCTTCAGCAGTGGCGCGGCCGCCGGGGCCGTCCAGACGTGCGAATATGCGGCCCACAGGTCTGTGCTGGCCGCGGCCACCGACTACTTCACGCCGCTGCTGGGAGGGCAGTTCTGCGAGTCGCTGTCTGGCCGTGTGGAGATGAAGGAGTGGAGCTCTGAGATGGGGCTCGACCCGGAGACAGTGGAGAGCGTCATTCAGTACATGTACACCGGAGAGATACGAGTCAGCACCTGCAATGTGCATGAGGTTCTGGAGCTGGCGGACAG GTTCCTGCTGGTACAGTTGAAGGATTTCTGCGGTGAGTTCCTGAAGAAGAAGCTGAGCCTCACAAACTGCGTGGCAGTGCACAGCCTGGCCCACATGTACACTCTTGACCAGCTCGCTCTGCGTGCTGCCGACATGATCCGCCGTAACTTCTACAAGGTGATCCAGGATGAGGAGTTCTACACGCTGCCATACCACCTGGTGCGCAACTGGCTGTCGGACGCCGAGATCACGGTGGACTCTGAGGAGGTGCTCTTTGAGGCAGTGGTGAAGTGGGTTCAGAAGCACCCGGAGGAGCGCAGCGGCTACTTTGAGGAGCTCTTCCGCCTGCTGAGGCTGCCTCAGATCAAGCCCACCTACCTGACCAGGGTGGTGAAGAACGAGCGGCTCGTGGCTGCCAACGAGGCATGCCTGCGCCTGGTGTCAGAGGCGGTGGAGGGCCACGCCATACGCTTTGAGAACCTCAAGTCGGCCGATATGGAGTTCTGGTCATCCCACATGGCGTCCTTTCAGCCCCGCTTTGGCCAGAACATGGACGTCAtcatggtggtggggggggtgtCCGAGGGAGGGGATTACCTGAGCGAGTGCGTGGGCTACTTCATCTACGAGGACCGCTGGGTCAACCTGCCGCACATCCACAACCACCTGGATGGCCACGCCATTGCCGCCACAGAGTCACACGTCTACGTGGCCGGGTCCATGGAACCGGGCTTCGCCAAAACAGTGGAGCGCTACAACCCAAACCGCAACACCTGGGAGCAGGTGAGCAACCTGACCACGCGCAAGCACTCCTTCGGCCTCACCTGCATCAAGGACATCTTGTATAGCATCGGCGGCCACGGGAACTTTAGTCCTGGCTTCAAGGACGTCAGTGTCTACGAGCCCGAGCAGGACAAGTGGCACAACCTGGAATCGGCCCCCAAAATCCTGCGGGACGTGAAAGCGGTGAGTGTGGAGGATCGCTATGTCTACGTCACAGCGCGCACGCCCGTCGACACGGACAAAGACGACGGACTGAAGACGGTGACCACCCGCTACGACACGGACAGCCACCAGTGGCAGGATGTGGACTCGCTGCCCCTTATCGACAACTACTGCGTGTTCCAGATGGCTGTGGCCTCCACCAACTTCTACCACACCGCCTCCTGCTGCCCCAAGAGCTACGGCGTGCGCGATGAAGTCGCCCGGCAGAAGATCAGTGCTCGCATCTCCGACGAGATCCTGGAGAGCCTGCCGCCGGAGGTGACCAGCATCGAGGGCGCCGCCATCTGCCACTTCGACGAGGACGTCTTCATCATCGGCGGCTGGAAGAACAGCGACGACGTGGACAAGCAGTACCGCAAGGAGGCGTACCGCTACTGCGCCGAGAGGAAGCGCTGGATGCTGCTGCCGCCCATGCCGCAGCCGCGCTGCCGGGCCACCGCCTGCCATGTGCGCATCCCCTACCGCTTCCTGTACGGCTGCCAGCGCTACCCCATGCCACAGAACCTGGCGCGCCAGCGGGACCGCATGCAGCAGATGCAGCAGCTGCATCGGCGCACGCTCACCCTGCGGCGCCAGCTGCAGTCGCAGATCGAGTGCTGA
- the LOC129171346 gene encoding cytosolic 5'-nucleotidase 3-like produces the protein MISELSNPSVLMRDPQRVEEIMQAMLKAGSNTLQVISDFDMTLTRFAYNGKRCPTCHNILDNSKLISQECKDKLKELLNTYYPIEIDSSRSIDEKLPLMVEWWTKAHELLVQQKIRKDLLAMVVRESDAMLREGYQLFFDHLYEHSIPLLIFSAGIGDILEEVIRQAGVFYSNVKVFSNYMDFDEAGVLKAFKGELIHIYNKREGALLNTGHFQELRARPNVLLLGDSLGDLTMADGVHNIENVLKIGFLNDKVEERKQSYLDSYDIVLVNDETMDVPNAVLLYLTGNK, from the exons ATG ATTTCCGAGCTGTCCAATCCCTCAGTGTTGATGAGGGACCCTCAGAGGGTGGAAGAGATCATGCAGGCCATGCTGAAGGCTGGCTCCAACACTTTGCAG GTTATCTCAGACTTTGACATGACCTTAACCAGGTTTGCATACAACGGGAAAAGGTGTCCCACCTGTCATA ATATTTTGGACAACAGCAAACTAATCTCACAAGAATGCAAAGACAAG TTGAAGGAGCTGTTGAACACATACTACCCCATCGAGATCGACTCTTCCCGATCGATAGACGAGAAGCTGCCACTCATGGTGGAGTG GTGGACCAAAGCTCACGAGCTGCTGGTGCAGCAGAAGATCAGGAAGGACCTGCTGGCCATGGTGGTGAGAGAATCGGACGCCATGCTCAG GGAAGGCTATCAGCTGTTCTTCGACCATCTGTATGAGCACAGCATTCCTCTGCTCATCTTCTCTGCCGGGATCGGCGACATCCTGGAGGAGGTGATCCGCCAGGCAGGAGTGTTCTATTCCAACGTCAAGGTCTTCTCCAACTACATGGACTTTGACGAGGCT GGGGTGCTGAAGGCCTTCAAGGGCGAGCTGATCCACATCTACAACAAAAGGGAAGGCGCCCTGCTCAACACGGGTCATTTCCAGGAGCTCCGTGCCCGGCCCAACGTCCTCCTGCTGGGAGACTCCCTGGGCGACCTGACCATGGCAGACGGCGTGCACAACATCGAGAACGTCCTCAAGATCGGCTTCCTAAACGACAAG GTGGAGGAGAGGAAGCAGTCGTATTTGGACTCTTATGACATTGTGTTGGTCAACGACGAGACCATGGACGTCCCCAACGCTGTCCTGCTCTACCTCACTGGCAACAAGTGA